The stretch of DNA GACCGCACTTTTACTCTTGGCCACAGCGTGAGATGGCGTTTCAATGCCCACATATGGAAGGCATCCCCTCACCTCCACGGCGCGGCTTTACCTTGATTGAGCTGCTGGTGGTGATTGCGATCGTCGGAGTGCTGGCGGCACTACTGCTGCCGGTGCTTGGGCGCGCAAAGGCAAAAGCCCGGCGCGTTCAGTGCGTGAGTCAACTCGGGCAACTGGCGACTGCTTTGATTGCTTTTGCAAACGAACACGGAAACCGCCTGCCATGGCAATTCACGCCCTCCACCCAACGGGAATTTTTTGGGCCTCAACGTGATGACTTCGTCGGCCATCCGGCCGCCATCTTCTCGCTGCCTCCACTGCGGGCCGGGCTGGGTTCGGCTGAACTTTTGTGGTCGCCCTGCGATGCCGATCGCGAAGCCGCCAACCAAGCCGCCCGCGCCGACTGGTCCCAATACGATCCAACCATTGGCCGCATCCTGCCACACAAGGCAATCAGCTACGTGCTCATCCACGGCGCGGATATTGGCCGCCCCACCACCGTGTTGGCCAGCACCCGCAATCTATCCACCTGCGATCTCGCCACGGCGCACTGGAGCGGCGCAGATGAAAAACACCCACCGCCTGAAGCGATGAGCGGCCTTAACAAAAGTCAGGGCCAACTCGTGGCGGCCGATGGTTCTGCGCGCCAATCGGATGATGCCGACCTTGGCACTTCCGGAAAAACCGTGCTGGCTCATCGCGAATCAGCCGGTGGGGTCACCTTGGGCCGGGCGGCCACCGGTGTGCTCGGCTGCTGCGCTACGCCTTCCCCCGTGGTCGGCGCGACTATTCCCAACCTCTTTCCCAAGATAGCGGAAAACGGGAAAGGAACGCGGTACGTTTTTATTCTCGATTGCTCCGGCAGCATGCGCATTGACAAACGCTTGCAACTCGCCAAACAAGCGCTGTACCGCACGCTCCAAAAACTGGGTCCGAAAAAAGAATTTTTCATCTATTTCTACCACAGCGCAAGCATGCCGATGGACGGCGAGCCCTTGTCAGCCACCCCGGAAAATATCGCGCGCATCAAGTCATGGGTCAACGCCATCCCCGCCGCCGGTGGCACCGATCCGCGCGGCGCGTTGCGCGAAGCCTTTGGCGAGAAAAAACCCGACACCATTTGGCTGATGACCGACGGCATTTTCAAAGTGGGCAACGATACCCCCGTCCGGCGATTGATTGCCGACCTGAACCCAGACAAATCCGTACGCGTGAACACCGTTGGCTTCGGGCGCAAACCCGAGGATGTCGACAAATCCCTCGTCCCCATCGCCACCGAAAACGACGGCAGCTTTGAATTCATCAACTCCCATCCGGGCAAATAACCCACCCAAACTTTTTGTAATGCACAAAATACTCCCCGCCATCCTCATGGCGCTCACAATGACGACTGAATCCGCAAACCCAGGCCATCTCGTTGCCATCGTCATCCACGGCGGTGCCGGCCGAATGGACAAGGCGAAGCTCACGCCCGCACGTCAAAAGAATTACCATGCCACCCTCGAGGCTTCCCTGCGCGCCGGCCACGCCATCCTCAAACGCGGCGGCAGCTCGCTCGACGCCGTGCAGGCGGCCATTATGGTGATGGAAGATTCGCCCCTCTTTAATGCCGGCAAAGGGTCGGTCTTCACCAGCGCCGGTCGCAATGAACTCGATGCCTCGCTGATGGATGGCCGCACCCTTGAGGCCGGCGCGGTCGGCGGCGTGACCACGTTGAAAAATCCCATCCTCGCCGCGCGTGCGGTGATGGATCACACCCCGCACGTGCTGCTCACCAACGAAGGCGCTGAAGCCTTCGCCAAATCCAGAGGATTGGAATGGGTGAATTCCAAATACTTTCACACCGATCAACGTTGGCGACAATTCCAGGAATGGAAAAGGAAAAAGGACAAAAGCAAACAAACCTTTCTCGATGAAAAACACGCCGACTACTTCGGCACCGTCGGCTGTGTGGCGCTCGATGCCAAAGGCAACCTTGCCGCCGGCACCTCCACCGGCGGACTCACCGGCAAACAATTCGGGCGCATCGGCGACTCACCCATCATTGGCGCCGGCACATATGCGAACAACCAAACCTGCGGCATCTCCTGCACCGGCCACGGCGAATTTTTCATCCGCTACGCCGTCGCGCACGACATCTCCGCTCACATGGAATACAAACAATCCACCCTCGCCCAAGCCGCGCGCGAGGTCGTTCAGGTAAAACTCAAAAAAGCCAAAGGCAGCGGCGGCGTCATCGGCATTGATGCCAAAGGCAACATCGTGATGGAATTCAATACCCCCGCCATGAACCGCGGCAGCATTGACATCAACGGCAAATTGACGACTGGAATTTTCAAATGAAACTGCGCCTCCTCTTACTCCTCGCTATACCCTTCACCACAGGGGCGGCGGAAATTTCCAAAAAATATCAAGCCACGGCTGATCGGCTGATTCATTCGGCGACGAATAGTGGGTTTGCGTTTCAGCGACTGGCGACGATGTGCGATTCATTTGGGCCGCGCTTGAGCGGGTCACCGAATTTGGAGAAGGCGATTGATTGGTGTTTGGCGGAGATGAAAAAGGATGGGTTTGTCAATGTGCACGGGGAGGATGTGATGGTGCCGCATTGGGTGCGCGGGAAGGAATCGGCGGAGTTGGTTTCGCCGCGCCGACGGGTACTGCCGATGTTGGGTTTGGGGGGAAGTGTGGGCACACCGAGGGAAGGCATCACGGCAGAAGTTTTGGTGGTGGATAGTTTTGCGGATCTCAAAGCAAAGGCGGCGCAGGCGAAAGGGAAGATGGTGCTGTTTAATGTGCCGTTTACAAATTATCGAGAGACGGTGATTGTGCGGAGCATCGGGGCGATTGAGGCGGCGAAGGTCGGCGCCGTAGCCAGCTTGATTCGGTCGGTGGGGCCGTTTTCAATGCAAACGCCGCACACGGGCAATATGCGCTACGATGACAAAGTGAAACGTATTCCGCACGCGGCGCTTTCGATGGAGGATGCGCTGATGCTGGCGCGGATGCATTCGCGCGGGGAAACGATTCGCGTGCGATTGAAAATGGAGGCACGGACGCTGCCGCCAGTGAAGTCGCGCAATGTGATTGCAGAAATTCGCGGAAGCGAGAAGCCGGATGAAATTGTAATCGTCAGCGGCCACATCGATTCGTGGGACGTGGGCCAAGGTGCGATGGATGACGGCGGTGGTTGTCTGGCAGCGTGGGAGGCGGCGCGGTTGGTTATGAAAAGCGGCCTCAAACCAAGGCGTACCATTCGCGTGGTGTTGTGGACGAATGAGGAAAACGGCCTCGGCGGCGCGAAGGAATACGCGCGGCGACACGCGAAGGAGTTGAAAAATCATGTGCTTGCGATTGAATCAGACAGCGGCGTTTTCAAGCCAACCGGCTACGGCTTCCTCGGTAGCGGTGAGGGGATGAAAGTCATCCAACAAATCGGCGGGCTTTTAAAGCCGCTGGGCGCGGGCGAAATCAAGAAAGGCTGCCGAGGCGCGGACGTGATGAGGCTCATTGTGGGCGGCGTGCCGGTGATGCATTTGGAGGTGGACCGCGAGCGTTACTTTTGGTTTCACCACACCCACGCGGACACCATCGACAAGTTGGATCAAAACGAATTCAACCGCTGCGTGGCCTCGCTGGCGGTGATGACGTTTTTGGCGGCAGACTTGCCCGGCGGCGTGCCCCGTTAATTTTTTGGGGCGGGAACTGTTCAACTGTTCTACTCACCAAAAAGCAGCCGCCGAGATTGTCCCGACGGCTGCTACCCAACGCGCTATTATGTGAGCTGGCGGTCTGCGCGACACACCAGCAACGGGAAGCCTAGCAGGAGTTTGCTCCGCTTGCCTACTGTAAGAATGAGTTTTGTTTATAGTAGGGTCCGGCGGTGCAGAGAGGGTTAGAAATCAATTCGGCAGTTGGGAAGGGCTATGCGGAGCGCCTCCACTTCGCTGCGCGGAATGGGGTTTCCGCCGAGGCTGATCAGGTCCAATTGCCCGAGGCCGGCGAGCGCGGTGACGCGGGTAATACGGTTGCGTTCAAGATATAAAATCTTGATGTCCTTGAGTTTCGACAAGGGAGATAAGTCGCTGATCACATTGTCGTTCAGGTTCAAAAACTCAAGCGCATGGAGATTTTCCAACGGGCGAATATCTGAAATTTCATTTTTTGAAAAATCCAGCGACTCTATCCGCAATAGTTTACCCATGGGTTCGAGAATGCGGATCTGATTTCCACTCGCATCCAACTTACGCAACTCCTTTAAGCGCGCTATGGGGGCGATTGAGGTGAACCGGTTGTTGCGAATGATCAGGTCATTGAGCGTGCTGATGCGGCCGAGGGGTTCAAGATCGGCCACGCGATTATCGCCTAAATCAAGCCGGCGCAATTGTGGTAACCTCGCCAATGGGGAGACATCTTCGATCCGGTTGAATCGCAGATAAATCACTTCCAACTTGGTGAGCGATTCAAGGGGTTCAAGATGTTCCACGTGGTTGTTGTTGAGGATGAGCAAATGCAACCCGCGGAGTTGACTTACGGGCTTGAGATCGCTCACCAAACTTTGGGCAAGATCAATTCGGTCCAGCTGCAACAACTCGGTTTTGGTGATGTCCCCTTCGGGTTTCCTAAGTTCCTCGCGCAACTTGATCTCAAACTGAGCATTGGAAAACTTAACCCGTTCGACCGGATCGCCCTCGGCCACTCCCGATTCACCACCCCATCGCGAATGCGATTCGCTGCGCACTTCCACCAATTCATAAATCCCGTATTCACGACTATAAATGAGACGCATGGTGTAGTTAAAAAACACCCCGGGCCAAATATAATCATCCACCATATCACCCTCCCGGCTCCGCGGTTCAGAGGCATCGGGTTCGCGCTTCATCAATGCGTGAACCTCGTCACGATTCACGTCCGGCCCTTGTAACAGGAAAAAGAAATCGTTTGCCTTGGCCTCACACTCACGCCGCGCCTGAAGATCAATCCAGAAACCCACACCCACCAATAGCAACACCCCCGTCAACCCGATACGAAACGCCAGCAGTACTCGGCCTCTTTTAGGCGATTCAACTTCGGGCTCAGCCTCAAGCTTGTGAATGTCCGCGTCGAATTTGCTCATCAGATCTGATAGAATGAACGATTAAACTATCGCCACCGAATCCCAATCCCCGTCCACACCGTGGCTATTGCGCAACACCGGTTCATCCCCGAAATTACCCAACCCGATGAATGGGTGCAATCACGATATGCCGGTTCATCGAAAAGGCTCGGCATAGAGTTTCACTAACAACTTCGGGCCAGCAAATACAAGACGACTCCCACCCCAAAAACCGCATCCAAATTAAAGCCCGGTTCTTTTGATTTTGCTTCTCCGGAATTTGTTTCCTCAACCGGCAGCCGGGGTTCCGGTTTTTTCCCAAACCACCGCATCAGTCGCGATTCGGTGTTCCCAGTTCCGCCCATTGCCCCCTCGAAGTTTACCGGTTGACCCACGGTTGAACGTCCGGGCGAACTCGATTGTTTGTGGGACCAACCGCAAATCCAGCACCGTAAATCACCATCCCAATCCTGCAACGGACCGTGGCCGTTGGGGCAATTCCCTTGCCCCGCCGAATCAGACTTGGATTCTTTGGCTTGCCGGAGGGGTTTGGTCTTGATCACTGGAGGCAGTGCTACCTCCGCGACAGCCCCCACCTTTGCTTTTGTAGCGGCACGGGGCGTTTCCAATTTGCCTGGGTTTTTTTTCGACCCACCCAGAGTCGCCAGAATTCGGGCGGCATCCTCGTGACCCTGTTCTGCCGCACGCTCAAACCAATGTCGGGCTTGCTCCAGATTCTGTTCCGTTCGATCGCCGGTCTGGTAAATGACCGCCAATCGATATTGGATTTTAACTTCATTTAACTCCTCGGCGCGGAAAATAAGATTGTCCAGAATTCGCATGAGGAAAAATTCTTAATTTTTTTGATCACCCCGCCGGCAAGGCCGGTGAATGCCAAAGGTTAATCTTCCGTGCCCTCCGAGGCAACGGAATTGCGCCCGCCGCTGATATACAGTGAAATGTAAATACTCAACAACACCGAAGCACAAAAGGCCGCCGCGCCCCACTCAACGGCCACACGTGAACCGCCGGGCAAACCCTTGACAGCCACCACCAGCACCGCCAGCACAAATACATCCAACATCGACCATTTACCGAGTTGATTCACCCAGCGTACCGAGCCGCCGATGTTCAAACCCGCCGCCAGCCGGGCGGAGGCCATGTAGTACACCCCCAGTTTCCAAATCGGGAACACCACAGAAAAGAGCAGCACCATCACGCCGATAAACACACTGCCCTCGTCAAACATGGAACGGATGCCTTGGAGAATGGAATAAGTGGTGGGCACGGTGAGTTCGGGGTTAATCAGCCGTACGAGCGGGGTGAACTCGCCAAAGCCGGGGTGCAGCGTCATGCAGGGTGCAAACAACCCAAGCCCAAGCAGTCCCGCCGCCACCGCAAGGCATCCCTGAAGTTGCCGCGGGTTCATAACGGTCAGCGCAGGGCCTCCACGAGCTTTTCCACCGGCTGCGCGCTGTCCACTACGCGCAAGACAAAACGCTTGAGCCCGCCGCGCCCGGCCGCCATCTGCGCGCGATCGCGCGTGGGTTTGCCTTCGGCATCAATGAAATACGGGTTGTCGCCCGGCTCGAGATCGGCCAGCGGAATGGCGCAACCGCCGGCGAAGTCGTCCCGCACCGGATCGTCATCATACGCCCGAATGACCAATTCGCCCTTGGGTTCCACTGAAATTAACGCTGCTTTAATCAGATTGCGTGGCGAAAACCGCTGCCCTTCGCTGGAAAGCACCTTGCGTAATTCGACCACGCTCACATTCGTGCCCAAGCCAAACCACTTGCCGATGAGCGCATTTTTCACCACATCATTTTCCGTGTGATACACCGTCTTGCCGTGCCAGTTCAGCTGATAAAATAAATCCGGCGCGGAACTTCCCGCGTCCCAACTATCGCCCCCCTCCTTCATCGGATGAAACTCCATCAACGTCACCAGCACATAATAATCCTTCCCCACCACCACCTTCCGCGAAGGCGCGCGCGAAGCCTCTTCCGTCTCCTTGTCGCCCCACAAAAACACCGCCCCCACCGCCAACACAATCAACAACGGCACCATATAATAAAAAGGCGCAGGAGTCGGTCGCGTTTCTGTGGGTTTGCTTTCGGCCATGGCGAGGGGGTTTACGGCTTCGGCTTCAGGGCCACGTTGCCGCGGATCTCGCGCAACGTGTTCCAGATCGCCTTGTCGCGTGGCTTCGGTGAGGCGCACACAAACAGATATTGATGCGGCGAACCGACAAATTTCAAGGTCTGCAGTTCAAAGTGCAGCGTCTGAAACTTGCGCGTGGCAAAGGGCTCGATCCAGTTCACCGTGGCCGTGAAGGACGCCACGTCGAACGACCCTTTCGGTTTCTTCTCAAAATGCTTCATCTTGCGCACGTTCACCGAGAACTTGCTGGTGTCCAACTTCGGGTTACCCAACCGCGCCTTGGAGAGGCCGGCGTAATAGGTAAACAATTCCTTCTGCAACACTTCAGACGTCAGCACGGGTTTGGCTTCCACGGCGAAGAGAAAGACGTACGTGAAAAAATCCGGCTGATCCGCCTTGAACATCCCCGGCGAGAAGAGAATTTCCTCAATACCCTTCAGGCCCAGATCCGGGGCAAACCCTTTCGGTGGGAGCGCAATGCGTTCGCCAAACCATTTTGGCGTGGGTTTCTTGATGACAAACTGCTGCTGCGCCAACGGCTGAGCCGCGGACAATGATACTCCGGCCAATGCCAGAACAAGAAGGATGGTTTTTTTCATGAGTTTAATTTGTGTTTACGAGTTTAAAGCGGGTTGTTCCATTCGGCAGTATTTTCGAAATAAACGCAAGGCACGATCAAAACTACAGTGGGGATAGCGTTCCAGAATGTGGTTCATATCCAAATAGCTCGATCCGTATTCGGCACAATACGATTCCAGAGCGGCTTGGGTAAATTCGATCCGCTCCGCTTTCAAATGACGCGCCAGTTTTTCACGGTTCACATCCGTCCGCCACAGTTGAGTCGACCACCCGATTCGTAGCGGGGCAAACCATGCAGGGTGTAAGTGCGCGGCTAACAAGACTTGATTGCCGCGCATCAATAACCGGATCAATTTGTACAATTCACGGGGACGGATCAGATCATCCACCACCACCAATCCGTTTTCCACTGCCGGCACCGTCCAATCCAATCCGCCTCCGATCACCCGCTCGATGGGCCGATTTTGAAAATCAGGATGATGTTGGATCAACCATTGGATCGCCGTCGATTTCCCGGAACCACTCACCCCAGTAAAGACCGCCAATCGCGTCGACCGGAATGAGGCCGTTTTCAACTCAAGAAAATCATCAAAGCCGGTCATGTGATAAAAAAATCGGTGACCTCAATTGAATCGATCGGCCCTTTTAATTCGTGGTCGATGAATTCGTCGTGGAGCAACTGGACCTCCCAATAAACCGCCAGCCCGTGTGTTTTCGATATTTCCAACGGCGGATACAACGCCTTAAACATCGGCCCAAAATCCACCTCCCCGGGAAAATGATTCCCGATCTCCTGACGCTTCGGAATGTGACCCACTCGTTCACTATAAAGGATAATCGGGCGAACCGGCTCCTCAAAGCTCACCGTGCGTCGGTTAGACCCGGAGCCTCGGATATATTGCCCCATCTCCATGTTACAAGCCACCACCCGCAAAGTCATATTCTTGAGATCAATTTCCGATTTCCCTGAAACCAGTTGTGAAATTGGCAGACAGGTACCCCGCGTGATGGCGGGAATCGGCCGAAGCGATACGTTGATGTACGATCTAAAAAGAGAGTTTTTCTGCCACACCCAAAGGCAAACCATTAAAATAAAGAGGAAAATAATGAAAACCACTACACCTACAATCGAGTCATCAGAATCATCAGAGCCAAGTTCCCAAATCAGCCAGCTCCCGCCAAGCCATCCAAGGGCACACAAGAGAGACATCAGGATGAAGCCCATTTTCCTTCCGGATGATAAAGCATCAAAATTTTTGCCGAATTGAACTGTATCAAAAGGATCAATCACTTCTGTGGCATCACCGCCACGGCTACCAGACCGCGCGTCCACCAACTTGAATTGCGTCGTCCGGCTCACCTGAGAATCCTTTAAGATCCACGCATCATCCACTTTGAGATTCGCACGCAACACGATGGATGCATGGGTTCCTTCATAGGTGAAGCATTCAAACGAATCGGTTGGAATCTCAAGTTCATATTCCGTGCGATCCACAACGAACTTGTCGGTGTACAGATTCGTCTCATCATTGACCGGACTTGAATCATGCACCTCACTGGCCAGATCGAGAGAGAACTCGGCCTTTTTCCCCATCATCTTGGGGTCGGTGATTTTGAGGATGACGGTAAAATAATTCGGCCGAAAAGAAACATCCGGCCGAATTGATAGATGTAGATGGTCCGACACGTTGATTAATTAAATCATATAACGGTGGCGCTACACAACCCAACAACCCGTATTATTTTCCCCCAATCGCATACAACGCCTCGTGGGTGCGCAGGTAAATGCGGCCGTTGCTGGGGGCCGGGGAGGCGGTGAGCCCTCCGGCGAGTTTGTTCTTGGCCAGCACCTTGAATTCCCGACCGGCCTGCAGCACGGTCACCATGCCGTCCCGCGAGGTAATATAGATCTTCCCATCCCCGGCCACCGGCGAGGCGCGGTAGGTTTGGCGATGAGGCGACTCGGAATAGAGTTGCTCGCCGCTCTTGGCATCGAGGCACGTCACCGTGCCGTTTTCACGGCAGAGATACACGAGGTTGTTGTAAATCACCGGGGAAGGCACATCCGGCGTGCCGCGGTCAATGCGCCAGACCTCTCCCTTGCCGCCTTTGCCGATGAAGCCCTTGGCACCCGTCACACTGATGGCGGCCACGCCGCGATTCTTCGCCGAGGGAATGACCACTAAACCCTTATGCGCCACCGGCGAGGCCACAAAACGCAACGTCCGATTGTAGCTATCTTTGGGATTCAGATCGCCCACCCGCCAGAGTTCTTTGCCGTCCATCGGATCATGCCCGATAGCGTAGTCGTTGCCATGCGTCACGATCTGAAATGTAGCCCCGTACGCCACCGCCGTCGGGGAGGCGTAGGAATGCTCACATTCGGCCACACCGTCACTCTTGCGTTCCACCTTCCACACTTCCTTGCCGGTAAAGGTATCAATACTCACCAGCAACGCCGCGTTGGAATGGATCAGCTGCAAATACAACCGACCCTGAAACAACAGCGGCGTGGAGTGAAAGCCGAAGCCCAGCCGGAATTTCCCGTAGCGTTCCTGCGCATTGAAACTCCAAGCCGGCGTCCCGTCATATTTCGTGGCCGCCACATCGCCGTTGCCGGT from Limisphaerales bacterium encodes:
- a CDS encoding prepilin-type N-terminal cleavage/methylation domain-containing protein, with protein sequence MEGIPSPPRRGFTLIELLVVIAIVGVLAALLLPVLGRAKAKARRVQCVSQLGQLATALIAFANEHGNRLPWQFTPSTQREFFGPQRDDFVGHPAAIFSLPPLRAGLGSAELLWSPCDADREAANQAARADWSQYDPTIGRILPHKAISYVLIHGADIGRPTTVLASTRNLSTCDLATAHWSGADEKHPPPEAMSGLNKSQGQLVAADGSARQSDDADLGTSGKTVLAHRESAGGVTLGRAATGVLGCCATPSPVVGATIPNLFPKIAENGKGTRYVFILDCSGSMRIDKRLQLAKQALYRTLQKLGPKKEFFIYFYHSASMPMDGEPLSATPENIARIKSWVNAIPAAGGTDPRGALREAFGEKKPDTIWLMTDGIFKVGNDTPVRRLIADLNPDKSVRVNTVGFGRKPEDVDKSLVPIATENDGSFEFINSHPGK
- a CDS encoding isoaspartyl peptidase/L-asparaginase — translated: MTTESANPGHLVAIVIHGGAGRMDKAKLTPARQKNYHATLEASLRAGHAILKRGGSSLDAVQAAIMVMEDSPLFNAGKGSVFTSAGRNELDASLMDGRTLEAGAVGGVTTLKNPILAARAVMDHTPHVLLTNEGAEAFAKSRGLEWVNSKYFHTDQRWRQFQEWKRKKDKSKQTFLDEKHADYFGTVGCVALDAKGNLAAGTSTGGLTGKQFGRIGDSPIIGAGTYANNQTCGISCTGHGEFFIRYAVAHDISAHMEYKQSTLAQAAREVVQVKLKKAKGSGGVIGIDAKGNIVMEFNTPAMNRGSIDINGKLTTGIFK
- a CDS encoding M20/M25/M40 family metallo-hydrolase, translated to MKLRLLLLLAIPFTTGAAEISKKYQATADRLIHSATNSGFAFQRLATMCDSFGPRLSGSPNLEKAIDWCLAEMKKDGFVNVHGEDVMVPHWVRGKESAELVSPRRRVLPMLGLGGSVGTPREGITAEVLVVDSFADLKAKAAQAKGKMVLFNVPFTNYRETVIVRSIGAIEAAKVGAVASLIRSVGPFSMQTPHTGNMRYDDKVKRIPHAALSMEDALMLARMHSRGETIRVRLKMEARTLPPVKSRNVIAEIRGSEKPDEIVIVSGHIDSWDVGQGAMDDGGGCLAAWEAARLVMKSGLKPRRTIRVVLWTNEENGLGGAKEYARRHAKELKNHVLAIESDSGVFKPTGYGFLGSGEGMKVIQQIGGLLKPLGAGEIKKGCRGADVMRLIVGGVPVMHLEVDRERYFWFHHTHADTIDKLDQNEFNRCVASLAVMTFLAADLPGGVPR
- a CDS encoding leucine-rich repeat domain-containing protein encodes the protein MSKFDADIHKLEAEPEVESPKRGRVLLAFRIGLTGVLLLVGVGFWIDLQARRECEAKANDFFFLLQGPDVNRDEVHALMKREPDASEPRSREGDMVDDYIWPGVFFNYTMRLIYSREYGIYELVEVRSESHSRWGGESGVAEGDPVERVKFSNAQFEIKLREELRKPEGDITKTELLQLDRIDLAQSLVSDLKPVSQLRGLHLLILNNNHVEHLEPLESLTKLEVIYLRFNRIEDVSPLARLPQLRRLDLGDNRVADLEPLGRISTLNDLIIRNNRFTSIAPIARLKELRKLDASGNQIRILEPMGKLLRIESLDFSKNEISDIRPLENLHALEFLNLNDNVISDLSPLSKLKDIKILYLERNRITRVTALAGLGQLDLISLGGNPIPRSEVEALRIALPNCRIDF
- a CDS encoding SEL1-like repeat protein; protein product: MRILDNLIFRAEELNEVKIQYRLAVIYQTGDRTEQNLEQARHWFERAAEQGHEDAARILATLGGSKKNPGKLETPRAATKAKVGAVAEVALPPVIKTKPLRQAKESKSDSAGQGNCPNGHGPLQDWDGDLRCWICGWSHKQSSSPGRSTVGQPVNFEGAMGGTGNTESRLMRWFGKKPEPRLPVEETNSGEAKSKEPGFNLDAVFGVGVVLYLLARSC
- a CDS encoding paraquat-inducible protein A, translating into MNPRQLQGCLAVAAGLLGLGLFAPCMTLHPGFGEFTPLVRLINPELTVPTTYSILQGIRSMFDEGSVFIGVMVLLFSVVFPIWKLGVYYMASARLAAGLNIGGSVRWVNQLGKWSMLDVFVLAVLVVAVKGLPGGSRVAVEWGAAAFCASVLLSIYISLYISGGRNSVASEGTED
- a CDS encoding PQQ-binding-like beta-propeller repeat protein, with the translated sequence MKNLLVTSLLFTVVFQVAAVDWPHWRGPRHDGVSVEKNLPTEWAEDKNVLWKLPIKGSSSATPIVFAGKVFTMAEIDKQVYLIAVDLKGKELWRTPVGTGKGTGSGERTLASPTPSANSRHIYTMTGNGDVAATKYDGTPAWSFNAQERYGKFRLGFGFHSTPLLFQGRLYLQLIHSNAALLVSIDTFTGKEVWKVERKSDGVAECEHSYASPTAVAYGATFQIVTHGNDYAIGHDPMDGKELWRVGDLNPKDSYNRTLRFVASPVAHKGLVVIPSAKNRGVAAISVTGAKGFIGKGGKGEVWRIDRGTPDVPSPVIYNNLVYLCRENGTVTCLDAKSGEQLYSESPHRQTYRASPVAGDGKIYITSRDGMVTVLQAGREFKVLAKNKLAGGLTASPAPSNGRIYLRTHEALYAIGGK